From the genome of Monomorium pharaonis isolate MP-MQ-018 chromosome 2, ASM1337386v2, whole genome shotgun sequence, one region includes:
- the LOC105828663 gene encoding ejaculatory bulb-specific protein 3 yields the protein MARLNYIVTVISITLMYVVAQELYSDKYDDIDVMSILENEQIFNKIYGCFMDTFPCETEAGKFFKGIFPEAVQTNCKKCTEKQKNNLNLAADWMTKNKPNEWQALVAKSVEEMKMKNVGQ from the exons atggcTCGATTAAACTATATAGTGACTGTCATCAGTATTACATTGATGTACGTTGTCGCACAAGAACTATACTCTGATAAATACGACGACATCGACGTAATGAGTATTCTTGAAAacgaacaaatatttaataaaatatatggttGTTTTATGGATACGTTCCCATGCGAGACGGAAGCtggaaaattctttaaag gGATTTTTCCCGAAGCTGTCCAAACCAATTGTAagaaatgtactgaaaaacaaaaaaataatttaaatttagcaGCGGATTggatgacaaaaaataaacctAATGAATGGCAGGCCCTCGTCGCAAAAAGCGTAGAGGAGATGAAAATGAAAAACGTTGGtcaataa